In Harpia harpyja isolate bHarHar1 unplaced genomic scaffold, bHarHar1 primary haplotype scaffold_65, whole genome shotgun sequence, one DNA window encodes the following:
- the LOC128138608 gene encoding myosin-6-like, with translation MEEAATAALGAAAPYLRQGERERLAAQTRPFDPRSECFVPHPRQEFVRGRVVGRQGGDVTVQTELGETVTVKEADVHQQNPPKFDKIEDMAMLTFLHEPAVLYNLKERYAAWMIYTYSGLFCVTVNPYKWLPVYNAEVVAAYRGKKRSEAPPHIFSISDNAYQNMLTDRENQSILITGESGAGKTVNTKRVIQYFASIAAIGDRKKGAANSSKGTLEDQIIQANPALEAFGNAKTVRNDNSSRFGKFIRIHFGATGKLASADIETYLLEKSRVIFQLKAERNYHIFYQILSNKKPELLEMLLITNNPYDYSYVSQGEVTVASIDDSEELLATDSAFDVLGFSAEEKAGVYKLTGAIMHFGNMKFKQKQREEQAEPDGTEDADKSAYLMGLNSADLLKGLCHPRVKVGNEYVTKGQNVQQVYYSIGALAKAVYEKMFNWMVTRINNSLETKQPRQYFIGVLDIAGFEIFDFNSFEQLCINFTNEKLQQFFNHHMFVLEQEEYKKEGIEWEFIDFGMDLQACIDLIEKPMGIMSILEEECMFPKASDMTFKAKLYDNHLGKSANFGKPRNVKGKPEAHFSLVHYAGTVDYNILGWLEKNKDPLNETVVGLYQKSALKLLANLFSNYAGADAGGDGGKGKGAKKKGSSFQTVSALHRENLNKLMANLKTTHPHFVRCIIPNERKAPGVMDNPLVMHQLRCNGVLEGIRICRKGFPNRILYGDFRQRYRILNPAAIPEGQFIDSRKGAEKLLGSIDIDHNQYKFGHTKVFFKAGLLGLLEEMRDERLSRIITRIQAQARGQLMRIEFKKILERRDALLVIQWNVRAFMGVKNWPWMKLYFKIKPLLKSAETEKEMQTMKEEFGRLKEALEKSEARRKELEEKMVSLLQEKNDLQLQVQAEQDNLNDAEERCDQLIKNKIQLEAKAKELTERLEDEEEMNAELTAKKRKLEDECSELKKDIDDLELTLAKVEKEKHATENKVKNLTEEMAGLDETIAKLTKEKKALQEAHQQTLDDLQVEEDKVNTLTKAKVKLEQQADDLEGSLEQEKKIRMDLERAKRKLEGDLKLTQENIMDLENDKQQLEEKLKKKEFEIHQQNSKMEDEQALVLQLQKKLKELQARIEELEEELEAERTGRAKVEKLRSDLSRELEEISERLEEAGGATSVQIELNKKREAEFQKMRRDLEEATLQHEATAAALRKKHADSVAELSEQIDNLQRVKQKLEKEKSELKLELDDLGSNMEQLIKAKVGMEKVSRTMEDQAAEHRAKLEETQRALNDTSTQRAKLQTENGELSRQLEEKEALISQLTRGKQSYTQQMEDLKRQLEEEMKAKNALAHALQSARHDCDLLREQYEEETEAKAELQRSLSKANSEVAQWRTKYETDAIQRTEELEEAKKKLAQRLQEAEEAVEAVNAKCSSLEKTKHRLQNEIEDLVADLERSTAAAAALDKKQRNFDKVLSEWKQKLEESQTELEASQKEARSLSTELFRLKNAYEESLEQLETFKRENKNLQEEISDLTEQLGASHKTVHELEKVRKQLDAEKLELQAALEEAEASLEHEEGKILRAQLEFNQAKADYERKLAEKDEETEQAKRNHLRAVDSLQTSLDAETRSRNEALRLKKKMEGDLNEMELQLGHANRLAAEAQKQVKTLQGYLKDTQLQLDEAARVTEDLKENVAIVERRNNLLQSELEELRAAVEQSERARKLAEQELIEAGERVQLLHSQNTSLINQKKKMEGDVSQLQAEVEEAVQECRNAEEKAKKAITDAAMMAEELKKEQDTSAHLERMKKNTEQTIKDLQLRLDEAEQLALKGGKKQLQKLEARVRELENELEAEQKRNAESVKGLRKSERRVKELSYQTEEDRKNLVRLQDLVDKLQLKVKAYKRQAEEAEEQANTNLAKFRKAQHELDEAEERADIAESQVNKLRAKSRDIGAKKGLNEE, from the exons ATGGAGGAGGCGGCGACGGCGGCGCTGGGGGCGGCAGCCCCGTACCTGCGTCAGGGGGAGCGGGAGCGGCTGGCGGCGCAGACGCGGCCCTTCGACCCCCGCAGCGAGTGCTTCGTCCCCCACCCCCGGCAGGAGTTCGTCCGGGGACGGGTGGTGGGGCGGCAGGGGGGGGACGTCACCGTCCAGACCGAGCTGGGAGAG ACCGTGACGGTGAAGGAGGCCGACGTCCACCAGCAGAACCCCCCCAAGTTCGACAAGATCGAGGACATGGCCATGCTGACCTTCCTCCACGAGCCCGCCGTCCTCTACAACCTCAAGGAGCGCTACGCCGCCTGGATGATCTAC ACCTACTCGGGGCTCTTCTGCGTGACGGTCAACCCCTACAAGTGGTTGCCCGTCTACAACGCCGAGGTGGTGGCCGCCTACCGGGGCAAGAAACGGAGTGAAGCTCCGCCCCACATCTTCTCCATCTCCGACAACGCCTACCAGAACATGCTGACGG ACCGAGAGAACCAGTCCATCCTCATCAC CGGAGAATCCGGGGCGGGGAAGACGGTCAACACCAAGAGGGTCATCCAATACTTCGCCAGCATCGCCGCCATCGGCGACCGCAAGAAGGGGGCGGCCAATAGCAGCAAG GGCACCCTGGAGGACCAGATCATCCAGGCCAACCCCGCCCTGGAGGCCTTCGGCAACGCCAAGACCGTCCGCAACGACAACTCGTCCCGATTC GGCAAGTTCATCCGGATCCATTTCGGGGCCACCGGGAAGTTGGCGTCGGCCGACATCGAGACCT ACCTCCTGGAGAAGTCCCGCGTCATCTTCCAGCTGAAGGCTGAGAGGAACTACCACATCTTCTACCAGATCCTCTCCAACAAGAAGCCGGAGCTGCTGG AGATGCTTCTCATCACCAACAACCCCTACGACTACAGCTACGTCTCCCAAGGAGAGGTGACCGTGGCCTCCATCGACGACTCGGAAGAGCTGTTGGCAACCGAC AGCGCTTTCGACGTCCTGGGCTTCAGCGCCGAGGAGAAGGCCGGCGTCTACAAGCTGACGGGCGCCATCATGCACTTCGGCAACATGAAGTTCAAGCAGAAGCAACGGGAGGAGCAGGCGGAGCCGGACGGCACCGAAG ACGCCGACAAGTCGGCCTACCTGATGGGGCTGAACTCGGCCGACCTCCTCAAGGGGTTGTGCCACCCTCGGGTGAAGGTGGGCAACGAGTACGTCACCAAGGGGCAGAACGTCCAGCAGGTGTACTACTCCATCGGGGCGTTGGCCAAGGCCGTCTACGAGAAGATGTTCAACTGGATGGTGACCAGGATCAACAACTCGCTGGAGACCAAGCAGCCGCGTCAGTACTTCATCGGCGTGCTGGACATCGCCGGCTTCGAGATCTTCGAC TTCAACAGCTTCGAGCAGCTCTGCATCAACTTCACCAACGAGAAGCTGCAGCAGTTCTTCAACCACCACATGttcgtgctggagcaggaggagtacAAGAAGGAGGGGATCGAGTGGGAGTTCATCGACTTCGGCATGGACCTCCAGGCCTGCATCGACCTCATCGAGAAG cccatggGGATCATGTCCATCCTGGAGGAGGAGTGCATGTTCCCCAAGGCCTCGGACATGACCTTCAAGGCCAAGCTCTACGACAACCACCTGGGCAAGTCGGCCAACTTTGGGAAGCCGCGCAACGTCAAGGGGAAGCCGGAGGCCCACTTCTCGCTCGTCCACTACGCCGGCACGGTGGACTACAACATCCTGGGGTGGCTGGAGAAGAACAAGGACCCCCTCAACGAGACGGTGGTGGGGCTCTACCAGAAGTCGGCCCTCAAGCTCTTGGCCAACCTCTTCTCCAACTACGCCGGGGCGGACGCCG GCGGTGacggagggaaggggaaaggagccaAGAAGAAAGGTTCCTCCTTCCAGACCGTCTCCGCCCTGCACCGG GAGAACCTCAACAAGCTGATGGCCAACCTCAAGACCACCCACCCCCACTTCGTCCGCTGCATCATCCCTAATGAGCGGAAGGCGCCGG GCGTGATGGACAACCCCCTGGTGATGCACCAGCTCCGCTGCAACGGGGTGCTGGAGGGCATCCGCATCTGCCGCAAGGGCTTCCCCAACCGCATCCTCTACGGGGACTTCCGCCAGCG GTACCGCATCCTGAACCCCGCGGCCATCCCCGAGGGGCAGTTCATCGACAGCCGCAAGGGTGCCGAGAAGCTCCTGGGCTCCATCGACATCGACCACAACCAGTACAAGTTCGGGCACACCAAG GTCTTCTTCAAGGccgggctgctggggctgctggaggagatgcGGGACGAGCGCCTCTCTCGCATCATCACCCGCATCCAGGCTCAGGCCCGGGGTCAGCTCATGCGCATCGAGTTCAAGAAGATCCTGGAGCGTCG GGACGCGCTGCTGGTGATCCAGTGGAACGTCAGGGCCTTCATGGGGGTGAAGAACTGGCCATGGATGAAGCTCTACTTCAAGATCAAGCCCTTGCTGAAGAGCGCCGAGAcggagaaggagatgcag ACCATGAAGGAGGAGTTTGGGCGGCTGAAGGAGGCCCTGGAGAAGTCGGAGGCCCGgcggaaggagctggaggagaagatgGTCTCGCTGCTGCAGGAGAAGAACGACCTTCAGCTCCAAGTGCAGGCC GAGCAGGACAACCTCAACGACGCCGAGGAGCGCTGCGACCAGCTGATCAAGAACAAGATCCAGCTGGAGGCCAAGGCGAAGGAGCTGACGGAGCGGctggaggacgaggaggagaTGAACGCCGAGCTGACGGCCAAGAAGAGGAAGCTGGAGGACGAGTGCTCGGAGCTGAAGAAGGACATCGATGACCTGGAGCTGACTTTGGCCAAGGTGGAGAAGGAGAAACACGCCACCGAGAACAAG GTCAAGAACCTCACCGAGGAGATGGCCGGGCTGGACGAGACCATCGCCAAGCTGACGAAGGAGAAGAAGGCCCTGCAGGAAGCTCACCAGCAAACGCTGGATGACCTGCAGGTGGAGGAAGACAAGGTCAACACCTTGACGAAGGCCAAAGTCAAGCTGGAGCAGCAGGCGGACGAC CTCGAAGGCtccctggagcaggagaagaagaTCCGGATGGACCTGGAACGGGCCAAGAGGAAGCTGGAAGGCGACTTGAAGCTGACCCAGGAGAACATCATGGATCTGGAGAACgacaagcagcagctggaggagaagctcAAGAA GAAAGAGTTTGAGATCCACCAGCAGAACAGCAAGATGGAGGACGAGCAGGCGCTGGTCCTGCAGCTCCAGAAGAAGCTGAAAGAGTTGCAG GCGCGGAtcgaggagctggaggaggagctggaggcggAGCGGACGGGCagggccaaggtggagaagctgcgCTCGGACCTGTCGCGGGAGCTGGAGGAGATCAGCGAGCGGCTGGAGGAGGCGGGCGGCGCCACCTCGGTGCAGATCGAGCTCAACAAGAAGCGGGAGGCGGAGTTCCAGAAGATGCGGCGGGACCTGGAGGAGGCCACGCTGCAGCACGAGGCCACGGCCGCCGCGCTGCGCAAGAAGCACGCCGACAGCGTGGCCGAGCTCAGCGAGCAGATCGACAACCTGCAGCGCGtcaagcagaagctggagaaggagaagagcgAGCTCAAGCTGGAGCTGGACGACCTCGGCTCCAACATGGAGCAGCTGATCAAGGCCAAG GTGGGCATGGAGAAGGTCTCCCGCACCATGGAGGACCAGGCGGCCGAGCACCGGGCCAAGCTGGAGGAGACCCAGCGAGCCCTCAACGACACCAGCACCCAACGGGCCAAGCTCCAGACCGAGAACG GAGAGCTGTCCCgccagctggaggagaaggaggcccTCATCTCGCAGCTCACCAGGGGCAAGCAGTCCTACACCCAGCAGATGGAGGACCTGaagaggcagctggaggaggagatgaag GCCAAGAACGCGCTGGCCCACGCCCTCCAGTCGGCCCGGCACGACTGCGACCTGCTGCGGGAGCAGTACGAGGAGGAGACGGAGGCCAAGGCCGAGCTCCAGCGCTCGCTCTCCAAGGCCAACTCCGAGGTGGCGCAGTGGCGGACCAAGTACGAGACGGACGCCATCCAGCGCAccgaggagctggaggaggccaA GAAGAAGCTGGCCCAGCGGCTGCAGGAGGCCGAGGAGGCGGTGGAGGCGGTCAACGCCAAGTGCTCCTCCCTGGAGAAGACCAAGCACCGGCTGCAGAACGAGATCGAAGACCTCGTGGCGGACCTGGAGCGGTcgacggcggcggccgccgccctgGACAAGAAGCAGAGGAACTTCGACAAG GTCTTGTCCGAGTGGAAGCAGAAGTTGGAGGAGTCGCAGACGGAGCTGGAGGCGTCGCAGAAGGAGGCCAGGTCCCTCAGCACCGAGCTCTTCAGGCTGAAGAACGCCTACGAGGAGTCGCTGGAGCAGCTGGAGACATTCAAGAGGGAGAACAAGAACCTCCAAG AGGAGATCTCGGACCTGACGGAGCAGCTGGGCGCCAGCCACAAGACCGTCCACGAGCTGGAGAAGGTGCGGAAGCAGCTGGACGCCGAGAAGCTGGAGCTTCAAGCCGCGCTGGAGGAGGCCGAG GCCTCTCTGGAGCACGAGGAGGGCAAGATCTTGAGGGCCCAGCTGGAGTTCAACCAGGCGAAGGCGGACTACGAGCGCAAGCTGGCCGAGAAGGACGAGGAGACGGAGCAGGCCAAGCGCAACCACCTGCGGGCGGTGGACTCGCTGCAGACCTCGCTGGACGCCGAGACCCGGAGCCGCAACGAGGCCCTGAGGCTGAAGAAGAAGATGGAGGGCGACCTCAACGAGATGGAGCTCCAGCTCGGCCACGCCAACCGCCTGGCCGCCGAGGCCCAGAAGCAAGTCAAGACCTTGCAGGGCTACCTCAAG GACACGCAGCTGCAGTTGGACGAGGCGGCGCGGGTCACCGAGGACCTGAAGGAGAACGTCGCCATCGTGGAGCGGAGGAACAACCTCCTGCAGtcggagctggaggagctgcgggCGGCGGTGGAGCAGAGCGAGAGGGCCCGCAAGTTGGCCGAGCAGGAGCTGATCGAGGCCGGCGAGAGGGTCCAGCTCCTCCACTCGCAG AACACCAGCCTCATCAACCAGAAGAAGAAGATGGAGGGCGACGTCTCCCAGCTGCAGGCGGAGGTGGAAGAGGCCGTCCAGGAGTGCCGGAACGCCGAGGAGAAGGCCAAGAAGGCCATCACCGAC GCGGCCATGATGGCCGAGgagctgaagaaggagcaggacaccaGCGCCCACCTGGAGCGCATGAAGAAGAACACGGAGCAGACCATCAAGGACCTGCAGCTGCGGTTGGACGAGGCCGAGCAGTTGGCCCTCAAGGGGGgcaagaagcagctgcagaagctggaggCCCGCGTCAGGGAGCTGGAGAACGAGCTGGAGGCCGAGCAGAAGCGCAACGCCGAGAGCGTCAAGGGCCTCCGCAAGTCCGAGCGGCGCGTCAAGGAGCTCAGCTACCAG ACGGAGGAGGACCGCAAGAACCTGGTCCGGCTGCAGGACCTGGTGGACAAGCTCCAGCTGAAGGTCAAGGCCTACAAGCGGCAGGCGGAGGAGGCG gagGAACAGGCCAACACCAACCTGGCCAAGTTCCGCAAGGCGCAGCACGAGCTGGACGAGGCGGAGGAGCGCGCCGACATCGCCGAGTCCCAGGTCAACAAGCTGCGGGCCAAGAGCCGCGACATCGGCGCCAAG AAGGGCCTCAACGAGGAGTGA